One stretch of Leadbetterella byssophila DSM 17132 DNA includes these proteins:
- the eboC gene encoding UbiA-like protein EboC (EboC, a homolog the polyprenyltransferase UbiA, belongs to system of proteins involved in the trafficking of precursor metabolites to an extracytoplasmic compartment so that the biosynthesis of certain natural products, such as scytonemin, can be completed.) yields the protein MVRTYLQLIRPANVVTAFSDVLAGAAIVGALMEPSMLWLCLSTACLYAGGIVFNDFFDAELDAIERPERAIPSGKVSLKAAFVLGSLLFIIGVISAYQVSLLSGHLAVCIVILCLLYDKFSKHNGLIGPLNMGLCRGFNFILGMSVWPEGLSEYYYLAIFPVVYIAAITMVSRGEVHGSSRGVLILASILYLIVGASQLSFAFIQDTWFMAFPLVSIHSYLIFKPLVLAYQDPIGPNIGKAVKAGVLSLIVMNAAWIGASGQIYMAILVLLLLPLSLFLSKYFAVT from the coding sequence ATGGTAAGAACTTATTTGCAGTTGATTCGGCCCGCTAATGTAGTGACTGCTTTCAGTGATGTCTTAGCAGGAGCAGCTATTGTAGGTGCCTTGATGGAGCCCTCTATGCTTTGGCTTTGCTTGTCAACCGCCTGTTTATATGCGGGGGGAATTGTTTTCAATGATTTTTTTGATGCTGAACTAGATGCAATAGAAAGGCCAGAAAGGGCCATTCCTAGCGGGAAGGTTTCTTTGAAAGCCGCTTTTGTTTTGGGTAGTTTACTTTTTATCATAGGGGTGATTTCTGCCTACCAAGTATCGCTGCTTAGTGGCCATTTAGCTGTTTGCATCGTGATCTTATGTCTTTTGTACGATAAATTCAGTAAGCATAATGGCTTAATAGGTCCTTTGAATATGGGATTATGTAGAGGCTTTAATTTTATTCTAGGTATGAGCGTTTGGCCCGAAGGTCTTAGTGAATATTATTATTTAGCCATTTTTCCCGTGGTTTACATAGCTGCCATTACCATGGTAAGTAGAGGTGAGGTACATGGAAGTAGTAGAGGTGTATTAATCTTAGCCAGTATTTTGTATCTTATTGTGGGCGCAAGCCAACTTTCTTTTGCTTTTATTCAAGATACCTGGTTTATGGCTTTTCCGCTGGTAAGTATTCATTCGTATTTGATATTTAAACCTCTGGTATTGGCCTATCAAGATCCCATAGGTCCGAATATAGGGAAAGCGGTGAAGGCAGGGGTTCTGTCACTGATTGTCATGAATGCAGCATGGATAGGAGCTAGCGGACAAATTTATATGGCAATTCTTGTGTTACTTCTCTTGCCCTTATCCCTCTTTTTATCCAAGTATTTTGCAGTGACGTAA
- a CDS encoding YceI family protein: protein MMKCGLMLGVLWVVCLPLWGQTLTCKSAEVSFFSSAPMEDIEAKSLTAVAALNASTGDVVFKVKNTSFQFAKKLMREHFNENYMESEKFPISEFRGKLADASILQKPGKYTVPVTGSLQVHGVTKVYEVKVDLTVEEGAIQSHASFPVKVADHNIKIPALLGKNIAETVKITIKARFTP from the coding sequence ATGATGAAATGTGGTTTGATGCTGGGTGTGTTATGGGTGGTCTGTCTCCCGCTTTGGGGGCAGACCCTAACGTGTAAAAGCGCAGAGGTGTCTTTCTTTAGTTCAGCACCTATGGAAGACATTGAGGCTAAATCATTGACGGCTGTGGCAGCGCTGAATGCCAGTACTGGTGATGTAGTGTTCAAAGTGAAGAATACCTCTTTTCAGTTTGCTAAGAAATTGATGCGCGAACATTTCAATGAGAATTACATGGAAAGTGAAAAGTTTCCCATTTCTGAGTTCAGAGGGAAGTTAGCTGACGCTTCTATTCTGCAGAAGCCGGGGAAATATACCGTTCCGGTTACAGGCTCACTTCAAGTCCACGGAGTGACTAAGGTATACGAAGTAAAGGTAGACTTAACTGTGGAAGAAGGAGCTATCCAAAGCCATGCAAGCTTTCCCGTGAAGGTTGCAGACCACAATATCAAGATACCCGCTTTATTAGGGAAAAATATAGCAGAAACAGTAAAAATTACCATTAAAGCACGTTTTACACCATGA
- a CDS encoding helix-turn-helix transcriptional regulator, with the protein MSRKAINRIKVVLVEKNLSSKWLAEQLGKNEATISRWCTNDVQPTLNTLASIAELLGVQITDLINNEQK; encoded by the coding sequence ATGAGTCGAAAAGCAATAAATAGAATAAAGGTAGTACTGGTTGAGAAGAACCTAAGCAGTAAATGGCTTGCGGAACAACTTGGTAAAAACGAAGCAACAATTTCTAGGTGGTGCACTAATGACGTACAACCTACTTTGAATACATTAGCTTCAATTGCTGAATTACTTGGTGTTCAGATTACTGACTTGATAAACAACGAACAGAAATAA
- a CDS encoding alkaline phosphatase family protein yields the protein MGKKTVVIDIVGLSKSVIGEHTPFIKTFMEKNCHATVEPVFPAVTTTAQSVYLTGKLPREHGIVGNGWFDRKENEVKFWKQSNGLVEAEKIWERAKLIDPDFTCSVMFWWYNMYLSADYSVTPRPQYHSDGLKLPDCYSFPPELRDELQDRIGTFPLFHFWGPNADIRSSRWIADASLYVDQKFDPTLTLIYLPHLDYGLQKFGPDLAKISKELREVDQLVEELVNYYQKKGAHIVLLSEYGINPVSRPIHINRILRTEGYIKVRLESGRELLDAGASDAFSVSDHQVAHIYIKDQRKKEELRGLFEKIDGVAQVLDSKEKEEMGLDHERAGDLVLMADTDAWFTYYYWLEDGKAPDFARSVEIHKKPGYDPAEMFLDPHQPLVKLKAAYKLIRKKLGFRYRMDVIGLDATVVKGSHGAIHAGEQFDPVFISDFPIAERRLKCTQVYDKIWATLAL from the coding sequence ATGGGTAAAAAGACAGTTGTAATTGATATTGTAGGATTGAGCAAAAGTGTGATAGGAGAGCACACACCTTTTATCAAGACTTTCATGGAAAAAAACTGTCATGCCACGGTAGAACCCGTGTTCCCAGCAGTAACCACTACGGCTCAATCTGTATATTTAACCGGAAAGCTACCGAGAGAACACGGGATTGTAGGGAACGGATGGTTTGACAGGAAGGAGAATGAGGTGAAGTTTTGGAAGCAATCTAACGGACTGGTAGAAGCGGAGAAAATCTGGGAAAGAGCCAAGTTAATTGATCCAGATTTTACATGCTCCGTCATGTTTTGGTGGTACAATATGTATTTGAGTGCCGATTATTCTGTTACCCCTAGGCCGCAGTATCATTCAGATGGTTTGAAATTGCCGGATTGTTATTCTTTTCCACCAGAACTGAGAGATGAGTTGCAGGATAGGATAGGAACATTTCCCCTGTTTCATTTTTGGGGGCCAAATGCTGATATTAGATCTTCCAGATGGATAGCAGATGCCTCTTTGTATGTGGATCAAAAATTTGATCCCACGCTTACTTTAATCTATTTACCACACTTAGATTATGGTTTGCAGAAGTTCGGTCCGGACTTAGCTAAGATTTCTAAGGAGCTTAGAGAAGTGGATCAGTTGGTAGAAGAGCTGGTAAATTATTATCAAAAGAAAGGTGCTCATATCGTTTTACTATCTGAGTACGGAATTAATCCGGTATCCAGACCTATACATATCAACAGAATTCTGAGAACTGAGGGGTATATCAAGGTTCGCCTTGAGAGCGGCAGGGAACTATTGGATGCAGGAGCATCAGATGCATTTTCAGTGTCTGATCATCAGGTGGCACATATTTATATCAAAGATCAAAGGAAAAAGGAGGAGCTAAGGGGACTTTTTGAAAAGATAGATGGGGTGGCGCAAGTCTTGGATTCTAAGGAAAAGGAGGAAATGGGTCTTGATCATGAGCGTGCAGGAGATTTGGTGTTGATGGCGGATACAGATGCATGGTTTACATACTATTACTGGTTAGAGGACGGTAAAGCTCCGGATTTTGCTAGGTCTGTAGAAATTCATAAAAAGCCGGGTTATGATCCTGCTGAGATGTTTTTGGATCCGCACCAACCTTTGGTAAAATTAAAGGCAGCATATAAACTAATCAGGAAAAAGCTGGGTTTCAGGTACCGAATGGATGTGATAGGTTTAGACGCCACAGTGGTGAAAGGGTCTCATGGAGCCATTCATGCCGGCGAGCAGTTTGATCCTGTATTTATTTCTGATTTTCCGATAGCTGAACGCAGATTAAAATGCACCCAGGTATATGATAAGATTTGGGCAACTTTAGCATTATAA
- a CDS encoding winged helix-turn-helix transcriptional regulator, with translation MEFCHFRKSSVKDGMDLLSGKWKIHIIGTLLYGGKMRFMDLQREVKGIGAKMLSKELQDLEANQLLIRTVVSSKPITVEYELSEFGRSLEPVIDAIAEWGMKYRSVMMDREIPHP, from the coding sequence ATGGAATTTTGTCATTTTAGAAAGAGCTCGGTAAAGGACGGAATGGATCTTTTAAGCGGGAAATGGAAGATCCACATCATAGGCACACTGCTTTATGGAGGGAAGATGCGATTTATGGATTTGCAGAGGGAGGTGAAGGGCATAGGAGCAAAGATGCTTTCGAAGGAATTGCAAGACCTGGAAGCGAATCAACTGCTCATTAGGACCGTGGTTTCCAGTAAACCTATTACCGTGGAGTATGAATTGAGCGAGTTTGGTAGATCATTAGAACCGGTCATAGATGCCATTGCAGAGTGGGGCATGAAGTACCGATCAGTTATGATGGACCGAGAGATTCCCCACCCCTAG
- a CDS encoding EboA domain-containing protein encodes MKETDFFRCIAVHASESELSYVEKAVSPVRLFVAAHRGISRKLISMEEILGFPCQWTLDRLVRVYALTQMSEMEMESLWDTAEINESVALYSSLMYLKSPEKWVYRGTEAVRSNIGDVFDAIAFENLYPSKHFSEAQWNQLVLKCIFNDKGIHRILGLNERKNMLLASSISDFAHERWAAGRQVPAQVWRLVDGFEYEGKMEDLRELKKSGRVEDQIALAILENDEKYTWSDLEKE; translated from the coding sequence ATGAAAGAGACGGATTTTTTTCGGTGCATAGCAGTACATGCATCCGAGTCTGAACTAAGTTATGTAGAAAAGGCGGTATCGCCAGTACGATTATTTGTGGCTGCGCATAGAGGTATTTCGAGAAAGCTTATCTCTATGGAAGAAATATTGGGTTTTCCTTGTCAATGGACTTTAGATAGATTAGTTAGAGTGTATGCTTTAACTCAGATGTCAGAAATGGAAATGGAGTCCTTGTGGGATACAGCGGAAATAAATGAGTCTGTAGCTCTCTATTCCTCTCTCATGTATCTAAAATCTCCTGAAAAATGGGTTTACAGAGGAACGGAGGCTGTAAGATCTAATATCGGAGATGTATTTGATGCCATTGCCTTTGAAAATTTATATCCCTCTAAACATTTTTCGGAAGCCCAGTGGAACCAGTTGGTTTTGAAATGCATCTTCAACGATAAGGGTATTCATAGAATTTTAGGCTTGAATGAGAGAAAGAATATGCTTTTGGCAAGTTCTATATCGGATTTTGCTCATGAGCGCTGGGCGGCAGGTCGGCAAGTGCCGGCACAAGTGTGGCGTTTGGTAGATGGATTCGAGTATGAAGGAAAGATGGAGGACCTCAGGGAATTGAAGAAATCCGGTAGGGTGGAAGATCAGATTGCTTTGGCCATATTGGAGAATGATGAAAAATATACTTGGTCAGATTTAGAAAAGGAATAA
- a CDS encoding c-type cytochrome yields MKRKLLIVGIAVMVLACSSDKAEEVPPVTNPPSGGNNVTAENVSYKNFAGTFFANKCNACHANGGAGSSHWVFSGYASVQNNAEKIRNAVLVNRIMPQGGSLTEQERTLLDAWFKRNLPEE; encoded by the coding sequence ATGAAAAGGAAATTGTTGATCGTCGGGATTGCCGTCATGGTTCTGGCTTGTTCGAGCGACAAAGCGGAGGAAGTTCCTCCCGTAACGAATCCGCCTTCAGGTGGTAATAACGTGACGGCGGAAAATGTGAGCTATAAGAACTTTGCAGGAACTTTCTTTGCCAATAAATGCAACGCTTGCCATGCAAATGGAGGTGCCGGAAGCTCGCACTGGGTTTTCTCCGGTTATGCGTCAGTGCAGAATAATGCGGAGAAGATTCGAAATGCCGTTTTAGTCAATAGAATAATGCCTCAAGGCGGATCACTCACTGAGCAAGAGCGGACTTTGTTAGATGCATGGTTTAAACGAAATCTTCCTGAAGAATGA
- a CDS encoding DUF5777 family beta-barrel protein has translation MRYFFFFIVICLGAQAQEIGFDEDRKEKVSATFKSGYLINLKTTETIHKKELDFRVDHRFGDIAGKAGGAKTFFGLDQSTDIRIGFDYGLTDNLTIGIARAKGAGTAIQLLEASVKYKFLEQGLNQGSPISAAFFGSAVSSGMDPSDDPYSPVAFQKGIHRLQYVSQLILARKFSSSFSLEVLPTYVHRNFTAFGDQNGFFSLGVGGRLKMTKRMALVADYQLPFRDTEYLEKVWGNKYYNALGLGLELETGGHVFHLNFTNATAIQESQIITETTRSWGKGEFRWGFSIARRFSFDKSK, from the coding sequence ATGAGATATTTCTTTTTTTTCATAGTCATATGTTTGGGGGCACAGGCTCAGGAGATAGGATTTGATGAAGATAGAAAGGAAAAGGTTAGTGCCACTTTTAAATCAGGTTACCTAATAAATCTCAAAACCACAGAGACCATACATAAAAAAGAGTTGGATTTTAGGGTGGATCACCGATTTGGAGATATAGCAGGCAAGGCGGGTGGAGCCAAAACGTTTTTCGGATTGGATCAGTCTACGGACATACGGATAGGATTTGATTATGGTCTGACGGATAACCTTACAATAGGCATAGCTCGTGCCAAAGGTGCAGGTACAGCTATCCAACTCCTCGAAGCTAGTGTTAAGTACAAGTTTCTGGAACAAGGTTTGAATCAAGGTTCTCCTATTAGTGCAGCTTTTTTTGGTTCTGCGGTCAGCAGTGGTATGGATCCTTCTGATGATCCGTATTCCCCGGTGGCATTTCAGAAAGGGATACATAGGCTTCAGTATGTCTCACAATTGATTTTGGCACGAAAGTTTAGTTCTTCGTTTTCTTTGGAAGTCCTGCCCACCTATGTTCATAGGAATTTTACTGCATTCGGTGATCAGAATGGATTTTTTAGTTTGGGTGTAGGAGGAAGATTAAAGATGACAAAGAGGATGGCGCTCGTAGCGGATTACCAATTGCCTTTCCGAGATACTGAATATCTGGAGAAGGTTTGGGGAAATAAGTACTACAATGCTTTGGGGCTAGGTTTGGAGTTGGAAACCGGAGGTCACGTTTTTCATCTGAATTTCACGAATGCTACTGCTATTCAGGAGTCGCAAATTATCACGGAAACCACCCGATCCTGGGGGAAGGGTGAGTTTAGGTGGGGCTTCAGTATTGCCAGGAGGTTTTCTTTTGATAAGAGTAAATAG
- a CDS encoding nuclear transport factor 2 family protein: MSARTVVDEMFSAFEAKDLERIVNTFSEDATLIYHGTQKMPAAKFKGTDGARGFFSFNLNAFEIIYFQRDEYIETENKIVVLGKEHFKKDGADLKNTWVQIYTVKDQKITRMEEFATSAAPEEYGGM, from the coding sequence ATGAGCGCAAGAACTGTAGTAGATGAAATGTTTTCCGCCTTTGAAGCAAAGGACCTGGAACGAATTGTAAACACGTTTAGCGAAGACGCCACACTGATCTATCACGGCACCCAAAAGATGCCCGCAGCCAAATTCAAAGGCACAGATGGAGCCAGAGGTTTCTTCTCTTTCAACCTCAATGCCTTTGAGATCATCTATTTCCAAAGAGACGAATACATAGAAACAGAAAACAAGATAGTAGTACTGGGGAAAGAACATTTTAAAAAAGATGGGGCTGACCTGAAAAATACTTGGGTACAGATCTATACCGTAAAAGATCAAAAGATCACCCGAATGGAAGAATTTGCCACTTCCGCAGCACCTGAAGAATATGGTGGCATGTAG
- a CDS encoding TatD family hydrolase yields MIAGKLDADFRDYIKDMRFFDPHIHMTSRTTDDYQALAEAGVRAIIEPAFWLGQPRTGVSTFKDYYNSLIGWERFRSSQFGIKHYCTIGLNSREANNEALAEQVMEILPLYIYKEGVVGVGEIGFDDQTEAEERYYRLQLELAKEAALPVQVHTPHRDKKKGTERSMAIALEHGLDPGMVIIDHNNEETVKSVLDQGFWAAFTIYPFTKMGNERMVEIVKKYGSERIMVNSAADWGISDPLAVPKTAALMKIKGIQEDDIIKVTYQNAIDAFAQSGQILVSEFEDGMKIDQSLKFNGNTILRGGQSPDNILIR; encoded by the coding sequence ATGATCGCGGGGAAATTAGATGCAGACTTCCGCGACTATATAAAAGATATGAGGTTTTTTGATCCTCATATCCACATGACTTCACGTACTACGGATGATTATCAAGCCTTGGCTGAAGCGGGAGTTCGAGCCATCATAGAACCAGCTTTCTGGCTGGGACAGCCTAGAACAGGAGTATCCACGTTTAAGGATTATTACAACAGTTTGATAGGGTGGGAGCGTTTTCGTTCTTCTCAATTTGGTATTAAACATTACTGTACCATAGGTCTCAATTCCAGAGAAGCGAATAATGAGGCTTTGGCAGAGCAGGTGATGGAGATTTTACCCCTATACATTTACAAGGAAGGTGTAGTTGGAGTGGGTGAGATAGGTTTTGATGACCAAACGGAGGCGGAAGAAAGATATTATCGTTTGCAACTAGAATTGGCAAAAGAGGCTGCTCTACCGGTTCAGGTTCATACACCCCATCGAGATAAGAAGAAAGGAACGGAGCGGAGTATGGCTATAGCCTTAGAGCATGGACTAGATCCAGGTATGGTGATCATAGATCATAACAATGAAGAGACGGTTAAAAGTGTTCTGGATCAAGGTTTTTGGGCTGCGTTCACCATTTATCCATTCACTAAAATGGGGAATGAAAGGATGGTGGAAATCGTGAAGAAGTACGGATCAGAGAGAATAATGGTGAATTCTGCGGCAGATTGGGGTATTTCAGATCCCTTAGCTGTTCCTAAAACGGCAGCTTTGATGAAAATCAAGGGAATCCAAGAGGATGATATTATTAAGGTTACTTATCAAAATGCCATTGACGCTTTTGCACAAAGTGGGCAAATTCTAGTGTCAGAATTTGAAGATGGGATGAAGATTGATCAGAGTTTAAAATTTAATGGAAATACCATTTTAAGAGGCGGACAATCGCCGGATAATATCCTTATACGCTAA
- a CDS encoding 3-dehydroquinate synthase: MKVINQSFQVSYEYPVVFTRNLFGTSTLREFLENYGEKAYRKKVLFVVDEGVFNAHPHISFKEYWPGAGLLVVPGGERVKNHSDSLEKVLAAINEYGIDRHSFVLAVGGGAVLDMVGYAAAIAHRGVKLVRIPTTVLSQNDSAVGVKNSINYFGKKNFLGTFVPPVAVFNDFDFLRTLSPRDQISGIAEAVKVALIKDLDFFEWLEKNAKNLREGVESIMEEQIIRSAEHHLAHIRSGDPFELGSARPLDFGHWAAHKLEYLTGFEVRHGEAVAIGIALDVCYSQLMGFIKEEDRDRVLQVLQSIGFSLYHPVLDNKNHLWEGLNEFREHLGGMLTITLLEKLGKGIEVHEVDFNKVILALDHLATIK; encoded by the coding sequence ATGAAAGTTATAAATCAATCTTTTCAAGTTAGCTATGAATACCCTGTAGTCTTCACTCGAAATCTTTTTGGGACATCCACTTTACGTGAATTTCTGGAAAATTACGGGGAAAAAGCCTATAGAAAGAAGGTATTATTTGTGGTGGATGAGGGGGTGTTTAATGCGCATCCTCATATAAGTTTTAAGGAATATTGGCCTGGAGCAGGATTACTTGTGGTGCCGGGTGGTGAGAGAGTGAAGAACCATTCTGACTCATTAGAGAAAGTTCTAGCTGCTATTAATGAATATGGGATTGATCGGCATTCTTTTGTTTTAGCAGTAGGAGGTGGAGCGGTCTTAGATATGGTAGGTTATGCTGCTGCTATTGCCCATAGAGGGGTGAAGTTGGTTCGAATTCCTACCACGGTACTTTCGCAAAACGACTCGGCGGTGGGGGTTAAGAACAGTATCAATTACTTTGGTAAGAAGAATTTTCTTGGAACATTTGTTCCACCGGTGGCGGTATTTAATGATTTTGATTTTCTAAGGACCTTATCTCCAAGAGATCAGATTTCGGGTATAGCGGAAGCCGTTAAGGTTGCTTTGATTAAAGATTTGGACTTCTTTGAATGGTTAGAAAAAAATGCAAAAAATCTCAGGGAAGGGGTGGAGTCTATCATGGAGGAGCAAATCATCCGAAGCGCTGAACATCATTTGGCACATATTCGAAGCGGAGATCCATTTGAACTTGGTTCAGCTCGACCTTTAGATTTTGGCCATTGGGCTGCGCACAAATTGGAATATTTAACTGGATTTGAAGTAAGGCACGGGGAGGCGGTGGCTATTGGAATTGCTTTGGATGTTTGCTATTCTCAACTTATGGGATTCATAAAGGAGGAGGATAGGGACAGGGTATTACAGGTATTGCAGAGCATAGGGTTCTCGCTCTATCATCCTGTTTTGGATAATAAAAACCATTTATGGGAAGGTTTAAATGAGTTTAGAGAACACTTAGGTGGTATGCTGACTATAACTCTTTTAGAAAAATTAGGTAAAGGTATCGAGGTACATGAAGTGGATTTTAACAAAGTAATATTGGCACTAGATCATCTAGCCACAATAAAGTGA
- the eboE gene encoding metabolite traffic protein EboE, whose product MKHIGYCTNIHPGVSWEEHFSILRSSIPVIKKAVSPDMPFGLGLRLSHAASLTLDIDAFSAWLKAEGCYVFTMNGFPYGEFHGAVVKDQVHAPDWTTKERRDYTIRLFEILAKLLPDFLDKGGVSTSPLSYRYWWKDEVALKQAVELSTQHILDVVEALVKIKEETGKSLHLDIEPEPDGVLENSEEFIDWYMNTLIPSACKRWAGGEALVKEHVQLCFDICHFAVEFEEPEAAVRRLGELGIKTGKIQVSSALKVDLKTRAEEKLAVLKRFDEPVYLHQVVAKRLDGSFESFRDLGEAFEAYENYKFEEWRIHYHVPLFADEYSELQSTQGEIIKTFQVLKDTNFTDQLEIETYTWGVLPPALQVPLNDSIIREIAWVKRQL is encoded by the coding sequence ATGAAACATATAGGATATTGTACAAATATACATCCGGGTGTAAGTTGGGAAGAACATTTTTCCATACTTCGTTCAAGTATTCCTGTGATTAAAAAGGCAGTATCTCCGGATATGCCTTTTGGTCTTGGTTTAAGATTATCCCACGCAGCCAGTTTGACCCTTGATATTGATGCATTCTCAGCATGGTTAAAAGCGGAAGGGTGTTATGTTTTTACCATGAATGGTTTTCCATATGGTGAATTCCATGGAGCCGTAGTAAAGGATCAAGTACATGCGCCGGACTGGACCACTAAGGAAAGGAGAGATTATACCATTCGGTTGTTTGAAATTCTAGCTAAACTTTTACCCGATTTTCTTGATAAAGGGGGAGTATCTACTTCACCCTTGTCCTATAGGTATTGGTGGAAGGACGAGGTAGCCCTGAAACAAGCAGTAGAACTTTCTACTCAGCATATTTTAGATGTAGTGGAGGCCTTGGTTAAAATCAAAGAAGAGACCGGGAAAAGTCTTCATCTTGATATTGAGCCAGAGCCTGATGGTGTACTAGAAAACAGTGAAGAATTCATAGATTGGTACATGAATACTCTTATTCCTAGTGCCTGCAAGAGGTGGGCAGGGGGAGAAGCGCTAGTGAAAGAACACGTGCAATTGTGCTTTGATATTTGCCATTTTGCTGTGGAATTTGAGGAGCCGGAAGCGGCGGTGAGAAGATTAGGAGAATTAGGTATTAAAACAGGTAAGATACAGGTTAGTTCAGCGCTAAAGGTAGATTTAAAAACGCGGGCCGAAGAGAAACTCGCGGTATTAAAGCGTTTTGATGAGCCGGTTTATTTGCATCAGGTGGTAGCCAAAAGGCTCGACGGTAGTTTTGAGTCCTTCCGTGATTTAGGGGAGGCCTTTGAAGCTTATGAAAATTACAAATTCGAGGAGTGGCGTATACATTATCATGTGCCTCTGTTTGCAGATGAGTATTCTGAGCTTCAATCAACCCAAGGAGAAATAATCAAAACCTTCCAAGTCCTGAAAGATACTAATTTTACAGATCAGCTCGAGATTGAAACTTATACCTGGGGAGTTCTTCCTCCAGCATTGCAGGTTCCTTTGAATGATTCCATAATTAGAGAAATAGCATGGGTAAAAAGACAGTTGTAA
- a CDS encoding nuclear transport factor 2 family protein, giving the protein MEHNLALVSAYFEAVAQGNFPKVAELLSQDVIWHQPGQGVQSGTYQGQEKVFQHLGNLMKWSEGSFSIDQIDYLTANDNLVTASIHFKAEKKDKTLSMKGIDLLKVENGKITEVWLFSEHIEQEDQFWNLASEN; this is encoded by the coding sequence ATGGAACACAACTTAGCACTAGTCTCCGCCTATTTTGAAGCGGTAGCCCAAGGGAATTTCCCTAAAGTAGCAGAACTTTTATCCCAAGATGTCATCTGGCACCAACCGGGTCAAGGCGTACAATCTGGAACCTATCAAGGACAAGAAAAGGTATTCCAACATCTTGGTAATCTCATGAAGTGGAGCGAAGGATCCTTCAGCATTGACCAAATAGATTATCTTACCGCTAACGATAACCTAGTAACTGCCTCCATACACTTCAAAGCAGAAAAGAAGGACAAAACCCTTTCCATGAAGGGCATAGATCTTCTTAAAGTGGAAAACGGCAAGATAACGGAAGTATGGTTATTCTCAGAGCATATTGAGCAGGAAGATCAGTTTTGGAACCTTGCTTCAGAAAACTAA
- a CDS encoding winged helix-turn-helix transcriptional regulator, translating into MKINISDENCPLRRTLELISGKWTLLIIYQINERVVRYGELKRNIVGISEKILISQLKFLVEKGLVQRTVYPEIPPKVEYTLTEVGKELLPIVYSIIDFGLEHVLGGKKD; encoded by the coding sequence ATGAAAATAAATATTTCAGACGAGAATTGTCCCTTGAGGAGGACACTGGAATTGATCAGTGGGAAGTGGACACTTTTGATCATCTATCAGATCAATGAGAGGGTGGTCAGGTACGGGGAGTTAAAGCGGAATATAGTAGGGATCAGTGAGAAGATATTGATCAGTCAATTGAAGTTCTTAGTGGAAAAGGGTTTAGTCCAAAGGACGGTATACCCAGAGATTCCTCCAAAGGTAGAATATACCTTGACGGAAGTGGGGAAGGAGCTTTTACCCATAGTCTATTCCATTATAGATTTTGGTTTGGAACATGTATTGGGAGGGAAGAAGGATTAG